actcaggggaaactaccctacacgttttgtgttcattttcttttttaaccccttgtggaaatggaaaaaatcaaggctagaccaacatttagtgtaatttttttaaaatttttactctaaatcattgatcttgtcttgattttttcattttcacaaggggttaaaagataaaaaaaaacacaatgtgtagagcaatttcccctgagtacggaaataccccacatgtggacataaagcgccatgcgggtgcagggtaagcctccaaagggaaggtgcgccatttggtttttgaaggctggatttggatggaatggatttcgaggggccatgttgcattcaaaaggcccctgtgttgccaagacagttaaaccccccacaagtgaccctattatggaaactacacccctcaaggaatgtaacaaggggtgtagtcagcatatggaccccactggtgacgggcacaaatgtggaacaatgtggcgtgaaaatgaaatattaaattttttacactataatgttggtctagccttgaatttatcattttcacaaggggttaaaagagaaaaaaacacacaaaatgtgtagagcaatttcccccgagtccgtaaataccccacatgtggacataaagcgccatgtgggtgcagggcaagcctccgaagggaaggagcgccatttggattttagaggttggatttggctagaatggatgatgaacgccatgtcgcatttacagagcccttgtgctgccaaaacactgtaaaccccccacaagtgaccccattctggaaactacacccctcaaggaatctaacaaggggtgcagtgaggatatggacccctggatgacgggcacatttgtgccatgaaagtgaaaaaatgaaaattttcactttcacgtcacatttttccacatttgtgcccgtcaccagtggggtccatatgctcactgcaccccttgttagattccttgaggggtgtagtttccagaatggggtcacttgtggggggtttccagtgtcttggcagcacgagggctctgtaaatgcgacatggcccttgaaatccattccagtgaaatccagcttccaaaagccaattggcgctccttccctttggaggctcgtcctgcgcccgcttggcactttatgtccacatgtggggtatttccgtactcgggagaaactgcgctacatgttttgtgttttttttttccttttatccctttgtgaaaatgaaaaattgaaggctagaacaacattttagtgtaaaaaatactttagtcttttttcaagccatattgtttggaaaatctgtgaagcacctgtggggtccagatgctcaccgcaccccttgttacattccttgaggggtgtagttttctaaatggtgtccctttaggggtgtttttttaggttttggcaccccagagcctctgccaacctgaagtggtacagtcaaaaatgaccaaaaataacggagccattgaaattcactaggcgctcccttatatctgaggcttgtggttgcgtcaaatagcgcaatagggccacatatggggtatttctataaactgcagaaatggggcaatcaatattggggtgcatttctctggtaataggtttataattatgaaaaatattggattacaataaaatctctgcacagaaaattaaaattttcaaatttcttacacacttagcttttatttctgtgactcccctaaagggttaaaaaactttctggatgtgcttttgcagagtttagggggtgcagtttctgaaatggggtgcttcgtgaggctttctaacacacagtcccctcaaatacactttaaacctgaacagttccctaaaaatatctgattttgaaattttactgaaaatttggaaatttgctgctaatgttttaagcttcctattgtctaaaaaaaatgaaatatagtttaataaatgccgccaacataaagtagacatgttgctaatgctatttaatatataatgtatgtggtataaccattttctgtataagcagaaaagttttaaagttgggaaaatgcattttttcacaatttttcacgctattttgggttttttcataaagattcgttataagtatcgactccaatttacaagaaatgtgaagtacaatatgtcacgagaaaacaatctcagaatcagccggataggtaaaagcatcccgaagttattaatgaataaagtgacactggtcaaattcataaaatttgctccggtccttaaggccatttcaggctctgtccttaaggggttaaagataatcgttcaaatacgaccgattgaatgattattcggacgataatcgcttcgtgtaataccacccttatagtttaatagattggacaataatgcacactacggtatataatatgttcatttatttatttacttttatacgttttatttgtatattgggatgggggggtgatttaaatttttattgggggaggggactTTTATTGGGTCTCTTTGGGGAACTTTTACGTGTaatcatcagattgcatacactgtacattgttattccataggcatagcattattCATTATTATCAGCAATCTGCTCAATGAGCctacctgtggcagactcaatggaCAGAGCgctgatcagaccgcacggaggaaggtaagagacctccggtggtccggcacagcgatcaggacccccgcagtcacactaataataatacgcttcatagccggagataCATTCTGAACGTACCTGtatgcccagggtcatctggtgacagtcGGCCAGGGTGTAAAGgcacgtccagggtcatctaggggttaaaaataaataataatcatcatcattgcACTTTAGGATATGAGGAAAGATCAAGATTCCATCCAGAAGGGTGTTAGTACTTTTCTTTTTTGTTCCCCCCACCCTGATGCTTCTACATACAATCCAATAGGTTAGATGGACAGAGAAGGACATATGATGCTCAGCagataacagttttttttcttacatttccAGGTTCCAGCATCTGGATATCccaccttaaaggagtactctggcgaaaatctttttctttcaaatcaactggtgtcaaacaattatatagatttgtaatttacttctattttaaaatcttcagtcttcccatacttatcagctgctgtctgtcctgcagcggtgtattctttccggtctgacacattggtctctgctgacacctctgtccatgtcaggaactgtccagagcagcagcaaatcctcatagaaaacctctcctggtcaggacagttcctgtctctgccagaggtggcagcagagagctctgtgtcagactgaaaagaaaacacaattttctgcaggacatgcagcagctgataagtactcgaagactggagatttttttaaatagaggtaaattacaaatctatataactttctgaaaccagttgatttgaaagaaaaagatttttgcaggaGTCTCCCTTTAATCCAGATTGCAAGGGATCTGACAGTAGATGGGCTGCTCTATACCAATATCCCCTATATCCCATGTGTTCCTATACTCTGCTTACTCTTTGTATTTGCTATTTCAGGCCACAGGACAAGGGAGCCTGATGGGTGAGTTCTGTCATTCTAGTACAGCATCTTCTACAGGCACATGTATCacatatctatcatgtatcccatatctatcatgtatcccgtatctatcatgtatcccatatctattatgtatcccatatctatcatgtatcccatatccatcatgtatctcatatctcatatctatcatgtatcccgTATTTATCATGTATcccatatctatcatgtatcccataTCTATTATGTATCCtatatctatcatgtatcccatatccatcatgtatctcatatctcatatctatcatgtatcctGTATTTATCATGTATcccatatctatcatgtatcccataCCTATCATGTATCCCATACCTATCATGTATCCcgtatctatcatgtatcccacgtctatcatgtatcccatatctatcatgtatcccatatctcatatctatcatgtatcccgTATTTATCATGTATCCCATATCTATCATGTATGCCATGTCTATCATGTATTTtatatctatcatgtatcccatatccatcatgtatcccatatctcatatctatcatgtatcccgtatctatcatgtatcccacatctatcatgtatcccatatctatcatgtatcccataTCTCATATTTATCATGTATCCcgtatctatcatgtatcccgtatctatcatgtatcccataCCTATCACCTATCTCATGCCTATCATGTACtccatatctatcatgtatcccatatctatcatgtatcccacATCCATCATGTAtccatatctatcatgtatcccataTTTATCATGTATCCCACatctatcatgtatcccatatctaacatgtatctcatatctatcatgtatcccaaATCTATCATGTATCcccatatctatcatgtatcccatatctatcatgtatccccatatctatcatgtatcccatatctatcatgtatcccatatctatcatgtatctcatatctatcatgtatcccaaATCTATCATGTATCcccatatctatcatgtatcccatactgtatctatcatgtatccccatatctatcatgtatccccatatctatcatgtatcccatatctatcatgtatcccgtatctatcatgtatcccgtatctatcatgtatcccacgtctatcatgtatcccatgtctatcatgtatcccatatctatcatgtatcccgtatctatcatgtatcccatatctatcatgtatctcatCACATATTATAGATTTTCCCAGATGCTGAGGTCACAAACACAAACTGTagaattgttgttgttgtttttttttctttattccaccacacaattttttttaaacattttattataacaggcatgaggaaccttcagccctccagctgttgtaattctgcagttcctatcatgcctggacagcagaaGGTTTggttatcagggcatgatgggaattgtagtactgcaacagctggagggctggaggttccccatccagaaagttatacagatgagtgaattacttatcacctgctgtatgccctgcaggatgtggtgtattctttctagtctgacacagtgctctctgctgccatctctgactgtgacaggaactgtccagagcaggagagatttatatggggatttgcttctgctttggGCATTtccagtcacagacagaggtggcagcagggagcaccacGTTAGAAAAGAATATAAAACAATattccactttctgcaggacatacagcagctgctaagtactagaagacttgattttttataaaatagaaaTAATGTACAAATCGCTATAACTTTTGACACCAGCATCATAGGCCTCCTACACACAGACCTGCCGGTATAGAAGGTGACTCCCTGCTGTCCCTTCATCTGAGCGGCAATATATTATACAGCTGTTCTCTCCCATTTTATCTTCATTTGTAAAAAATGAATGGTTAAAACATGTATGACTGCTCATAGCCAGAATAACATGACATCCAGTcacacaatctaaattcaccagaTCTATGAAGAGACGACATCTAATAAATTAGGTGTAATCTCTCCCCGACATCCATAGGACATAGCGCTGCAGCTCCATCTATCTAAGGGAATGGGGCTCTATGGCAATGTAGCATTGGTTGTATACAACTACATAGGGGTCTTGTCTTACCACCACAATGCAGACACTAATATGTAACCATATTCTGACTCTGTACAATGAGACTGTGTTATGTAGATCACATTGTCCAACATTAGAGTgactcctatattatataataataataataataataataataataataataataataataatgtttgtgtctttttttcagctAGGAGACCAGCAACCAGGTTAGTAAATCTTTACTAGAAACATGGTAGAAACCTGCTGTAATAGTGTAGATGGACGTCTATTGTTATTGGCTTCTTACTACCTTCTCTATTCTGCAACTAACAGGACCGAAGATTCCGAAGATGATGGACCGGACTTCGAGTAAGTACATTATTGTAAAGAACAAAGCCATTGGAGGGGATTTATTGCCTTCAaatacaatgggggaaatttataaagAGAGTAGTCCTGGGTTTATCAAAAAGTCACAATATTATGTGCAATCGCTTGTTTGCTAGTCTTAGGATCATTTATTACATATCACGTCCTGCAGAAATGTGCGGCACCTGCGGGAGTGACTGTTACTATTATAATATGTATTATATCTATATTTTTCCTCTTTCCTAATAGATGGCTGATGGAAGTAAAGTATGCGCCAAGAGTCTACAGGTATCTATCACAACACTTGGCTCATGGGCAGGGAGACACCACTGGGGGTCACCATTATAATTAgttgttctctttaaaggggaattatcagcaagttagacaaatctaacctgctgccagctccctatagcgccggggacgctgaggaggaaggtgtgtgtcttaccttcctcctctgtgatgGTCCTGCGCTGTTTGTCAGGGTTAACTTCGAGctcccttaggagcactgccgcaccATCTGGCCCATCCCCTCTATTGAGTATCATTAGATGGGATGGGACGGATGACGCGGCAATGCTCCTAAGGCTGCACAGTTTACCCCGACAATCATCGCGGGACCGGCacagaggagaaaggtatgtgtcttaccttagCGTCTCTGGCACTGtagggggctgtcagcaggttagatttgtctaacctgctgataattcccctttaatgccTTATGGGAATTTAGGAGACATAAAGTCCTGGGGTTGAAGCTCATATCTTATTGAGACATTGCAACAGATGAGATTTTCTGTAATTTTAAACAGGACACAATGACACCAATCCTAATCCCTGTCTACCTGTTTATTGTTACAGAGGAAACAAGTACCCCCTGCACCAATGGCGCCCCAGTCTGTACACCATCTGGTAAGTAAGAAGAAGGAGCAGAGCTGAAATCATACTGCTGCAGTCTATGGGTGGATATAATGACTCCATTATGTTATGTCACTCTTTTGCCCTCCCCACCAAAGTCTCTATATATCTTAtatccataataactgtatatttgtATTTGAGCTGttttgtattatatacagggaagTTGATGAAGAGGAGGACGACGAAGAGGACATCATCTTTACCCCACGGTGAGCACAAAAAGCCAATGACTTTATGTGGCCAAATACCTTCAATATGGGAGGGATGAAAGAGTGTTTAGCGGCCAGTTTTCTTTTCCGCCTTCGGcccatcctccccacacacaggaacCTTTGGCATGGCCGAGCGTTCCTGTATTCGCTATGGGGAGGATTAAACTGTTGTCAGACTGCTCTGACAACAGCTTATCTCTCCctaaacaaaggggttgggcggtAATTATCCTTCACACCCAACCCTTATTACCACCAGCATCATCTGTTGTGGTtgttcgggagagccccatacaccttacagcgTCAGGCATAGCCGACcaaagtatatagtgtatagggacctttTTTTAATGCACAAAATTACCATCCAGTATAAAGAGGGGAGTGGTGACAGGACGGGACAGGGGGGGCTCTTACTATAATTATAGTGTAGCATTCTTGTATCACATTCTAGATGGCCCAAATTGACTACATGAAGTCTTTAGTTCTCTTgtggttaaagggaaactttacaagcatctaacctgctgatatgtctctatagcgcacagggggctgaggatgaaggcaagttcCTTATCTTGTGCTGTCTTCACTGTAGTTTGTTGTTTAATCCCTATgataatgaggtggtttggtggcACTGGTGGTGGGACTACCAGTCTTATTCCAGGACTGTGCAGGGACATCACTCCgacgctcatcactgcagaacaCAGAATAAATATACATTGGAAGGGACGGGCGGCAGGCTGGGGGGATTGGTAACTGAtagtggtagtcccgcccccagtgcaccaaaccacctcattagcatatgaactAAACAACAAATTACATGAAAAAGatgcagaggataaaggtaagaaacctgCCTGTATACTCAGCTCCCCGTGTTCTATAGTAGTATATATGAATGTCTATTCTTGTTGGGTTCTCAATAATTTTTCTATTCTGCAACTAACAGGACTGAAGACATCGAAGAGGACAAAGACAACAAAGACACCGAAGAGGACAAAGACAACCAAGACACCGAAGAGGACAAAGACAACCAAGACACCGAAGAGGACAAAGACAACCAAGACACCGAAGAGGACAAAGACAACAAAGACACCGAAGAGGACAAAGACACAGAAGACACCAAACTGGATAGGTAAGtaaatcattataaaaaaaaatgaagccatTGAAGGTGATTTATCTCCTGCTGTGTATGGGTAGATATAATGATTTCATTATGTTATGTCACTGCTTTGCCTTATAAACTCCCCACCCAAGtctctatgtaataacatatctataataactatatatcagtatatgagctgttttatactatatacagggaagttgatgaagaggaggagcaggaggacatCAGCGCCACCCCAAGGTGAGCTATAAAAAGCACTGACTTCA
This DNA window, taken from Dendropsophus ebraccatus isolate aDenEbr1 unplaced genomic scaffold, aDenEbr1.pat pat_scaffold_1343_ctg1, whole genome shotgun sequence, encodes the following:
- the LOC138775100 gene encoding uncharacterized protein, producing the protein MARRPATRTEDSEDDGPDFEWLMEVKYAPRVYRGNKYPLHQWRPSLYTIWEVDEEEDDEEDIIFTPRTEDIEEDKDNKDTEEDKDNQDTEEDKDNQDTEEDKDNQDTEEDKDNKDTEEDKDTEDTKLDREVDEEEEQEDISATPRTQDTEEDENNDQPDGTQDTEEDENNDQPDGTEDTREEDDNELDGDYACPIHQGSPSLDTIVEVDEEEEEISAPPRSSSRRTIMDRIRALFCCCCKTKDD